From one candidate division KSB1 bacterium genomic stretch:
- the guaA gene encoding glutamine-hydrolyzing GMP synthase codes for MAQHKDPILILDFGAQYTQLISRKVRELGVYSEIKPFNISIQEIKKLQPKGLILSGGPESVYEKNAPLPDKSIFDLDIPVLGICYGLQVISHFFAGEIAGGTKKREFGLAEFKIEQPAGLFKNVSPVSKVWMSHGDALDQLPSGFETLGSTESSPYAAFANKKRNFYCVQFHPEVTHTVEGKKILGNFVYEICKCEKSWTPGSFAENTVAEIREKVRSGKTICGLSGGVDSAVAAALVYEAIGDKLHCVFVDTGFMRKNEVKEVGETFQNYFKSNFISVDASAEFLSRLDGVTNPEEKRKIIGNTFIEVFEKEAERISDVEYLVQGTLYPDVIESVSAHGPSVTIKTHHNVGGLPEVMNLKLIEPLRELFKDEVRNVGRELGLPEKVLGRHPFPGPGFAVRILGKITQERLDILREVDAIFIEELRSHNWYDKIWQAFAVLLPVKTVGVMGDMRTYENVIGLRAVSSLDGMTADWSRIPFEILARISNRIINEVPGVNRVVYDISSKPPSTIEWE; via the coding sequence ATGGCCCAGCATAAAGATCCGATCCTCATTCTTGATTTTGGCGCTCAATACACACAACTGATCTCCCGCAAAGTTCGCGAGCTGGGCGTTTATTCTGAAATTAAGCCTTTTAATATTTCAATTCAGGAAATTAAAAAGCTGCAGCCTAAAGGGTTAATTTTGTCCGGTGGCCCGGAATCGGTATATGAAAAAAATGCCCCTTTGCCTGACAAAAGTATTTTTGACCTCGATATTCCGGTTTTGGGAATTTGCTACGGTCTGCAAGTGATTTCGCATTTCTTCGCCGGCGAAATAGCGGGCGGTACAAAAAAACGCGAATTCGGTTTGGCGGAGTTTAAAATCGAACAGCCGGCCGGACTTTTCAAGAATGTCAGCCCTGTTTCCAAAGTTTGGATGAGTCACGGCGATGCTTTAGATCAACTTCCGAGCGGATTTGAGACACTCGGTTCCACAGAAAGCTCACCTTACGCAGCATTCGCTAATAAAAAACGAAACTTTTACTGCGTGCAATTTCATCCGGAAGTCACCCACACCGTTGAAGGCAAAAAGATACTTGGAAATTTTGTTTATGAAATCTGTAAGTGTGAAAAATCCTGGACGCCCGGTTCGTTTGCGGAAAACACGGTTGCTGAAATTCGTGAAAAGGTCAGAAGCGGTAAAACCATTTGTGGCCTGAGCGGCGGTGTGGATTCTGCAGTTGCCGCGGCATTGGTTTACGAAGCCATCGGCGACAAGCTGCACTGCGTTTTCGTTGACACCGGTTTCATGCGCAAGAATGAAGTAAAAGAGGTTGGCGAGACATTTCAGAACTACTTTAAATCTAATTTCATTTCCGTTGATGCTTCAGCGGAATTCCTGAGCCGTTTAGATGGCGTAACAAATCCTGAGGAAAAGCGAAAAATTATCGGAAATACATTTATTGAGGTTTTCGAAAAAGAAGCCGAAAGGATTTCAGATGTTGAATATCTTGTTCAGGGCACGCTTTACCCGGATGTCATCGAAAGTGTTTCTGCCCATGGACCTTCCGTGACCATAAAAACCCATCATAATGTCGGCGGCCTTCCGGAGGTTATGAATCTAAAATTAATTGAACCGCTGCGCGAATTGTTTAAAGATGAAGTTCGAAATGTCGGCAGGGAGTTGGGGCTTCCTGAAAAAGTCCTGGGAAGACACCCCTTTCCCGGTCCGGGATTCGCGGTAAGAATTTTGGGTAAAATCACTCAAGAGCGCCTGGACATTCTAAGGGAAGTTGATGCGATTTTTATTGAAGAGCTCAGAAGCCACAATTGGTATGATAAAATCTGGCAGGCGTTTGCGGTTTTGCTTCCAGTAAAGACTGTCGGCGTCATGGGGGATATGCGCACTTATGAAAATGTAATCGGACTTCGTGCGGTCAGCAGCCTGGACGGCATGACTGCGGATTGGTCAAGAATTCCGTTCGAGATACTGGCACGGATTTCCAATCGAATTATCAATGAAGTGCCGGGTGTCAATCGTGTGGTTTATGATATCAGCTCAAAGCCGCCAAGCACAATTGAGTGGGAATAA
- the glmS gene encoding glutamine--fructose-6-phosphate transaminase (isomerizing) codes for MCGIVGYIGNKDATPILLEGLKRLEYRGYDSAGVAVLTNGKITVEKQAGKISALEQSLAQNALSGKLGIAHTRWATHGVPNQTNAHPHTDTTGRIALIHNGIIENYQTIKTKLESNGYKFSTDTDTEALVNLISEYYQNGNNLDEAVRAALSQVEGTYGIAVISKDDPNTLIAARRGSPLVIGMGENEFFVASDVSAIINHTKDVTYLDDNEIAVITRDKVTIKTIDNLEVDKKIEKIAFDLDKIEKSGYDHFMLKEIMEQPQTIEDAMRGRLLSEEGTARLGGIRHEMESLLYAPQILLSACGTSWHASLIGEYMLEEFARTPVEVEYASEFRYRDPIIERGAVMFVISQSGETADTLAAMKEAKRKGAKVFGICNVVGSTIARESDSGVYLHAGPEIGVASTKAFTSQVMVLSLLSLLMARMRNLGASKGIDIVNEMKALPQKVEKILQTHELIKEIAKEYHQSQNFLYLGRGYNFPVALEGALKLKEISYIHAEGYPAAEMKHGPIALIDENMPVVFIATKDSTYEKITSNIEEVKARSGRIIAIATEGDEEIKKRADHVIYIPPTLEFLTPILTIIPLQLLAYYIAILRGCDVDQPRNLAKSVTVE; via the coding sequence ATGTGTGGAATTGTTGGATACATTGGTAACAAGGACGCGACACCCATCCTTCTCGAAGGGTTAAAACGGTTAGAATATCGCGGTTATGACTCCGCTGGCGTTGCTGTTCTTACGAACGGTAAAATCACAGTTGAAAAGCAGGCAGGGAAAATTTCTGCTCTGGAACAATCCTTAGCCCAAAACGCACTTTCCGGTAAGTTGGGAATTGCTCACACCCGATGGGCAACCCACGGCGTGCCAAATCAAACAAATGCACACCCCCACACAGACACAACCGGCCGAATTGCTCTCATTCATAACGGCATCATCGAAAACTATCAAACAATCAAAACAAAATTAGAATCAAACGGTTATAAATTTTCCACAGACACGGATACGGAAGCTCTGGTGAATTTGATATCTGAGTATTATCAAAATGGCAACAACCTGGACGAAGCCGTACGTGCGGCGCTCAGCCAGGTCGAGGGAACGTACGGGATAGCGGTTATCTCGAAAGACGACCCGAATACCCTTATCGCGGCACGCCGTGGGAGCCCTTTGGTCATCGGAATGGGTGAAAATGAATTCTTCGTCGCCTCAGATGTTTCGGCCATTATTAATCATACCAAAGATGTCACATATCTCGATGACAATGAGATTGCCGTCATCACTCGTGATAAAGTCACCATTAAGACTATTGACAATCTGGAAGTCGACAAAAAGATTGAAAAGATTGCTTTTGATTTGGATAAAATCGAGAAGAGCGGTTACGACCATTTCATGCTCAAAGAAATCATGGAGCAGCCGCAAACCATCGAGGACGCCATGCGCGGCCGTTTGCTTTCCGAAGAGGGCACAGCCCGTTTGGGAGGAATTCGTCATGAAATGGAATCACTGCTTTACGCGCCCCAAATTCTCTTGTCTGCTTGCGGCACCAGTTGGCATGCCTCGCTCATCGGCGAATACATGCTCGAAGAATTCGCGAGAACGCCTGTAGAAGTCGAGTATGCCTCTGAGTTTCGTTACCGAGATCCGATTATTGAACGTGGCGCTGTGATGTTTGTTATCAGTCAATCCGGCGAAACCGCGGATACGCTGGCGGCTATGAAAGAAGCAAAACGAAAAGGCGCCAAGGTTTTCGGTATCTGCAATGTTGTCGGCTCAACGATAGCAAGGGAAAGCGATTCCGGGGTTTACTTGCATGCCGGACCAGAAATTGGCGTTGCCTCGACGAAAGCCTTTACTTCGCAGGTAATGGTTCTCTCGCTGCTGTCCCTACTGATGGCAAGAATGCGTAACTTGGGCGCTTCGAAAGGAATTGACATTGTCAACGAAATGAAAGCGCTGCCCCAAAAAGTAGAAAAAATATTGCAAACTCATGAACTGATCAAAGAAATCGCTAAGGAATATCATCAAAGCCAGAATTTTCTTTACCTGGGCCGCGGTTATAATTTTCCGGTAGCGCTCGAAGGCGCTCTTAAGTTAAAAGAAATTTCATACATTCACGCAGAAGGTTACCCCGCTGCCGAAATGAAACATGGCCCGATCGCACTGATTGATGAGAACATGCCGGTCGTTTTTATCGCAACAAAAGATTCGACTTATGAAAAAATCACCAGTAACATTGAAGAGGTGAAAGCCAGAAGCGGACGTATTATCGCAATTGCCACCGAGGGCGATGAAGAAATTAAGAAACGCGCGGATCACGTGATTTATATTCCGCCCACTTTAGAGTTTTTAACACCAATTCTGACCATCATTCCTTTGCAACTGCTGGCTTATTACATCGCCATTTTGCGGGGCTGCGATGTCGACCAACCGCGTAATTTAGCCAAAAGCGTAACCGTTGAGTAG